Part of the Maridesulfovibrio sp. genome, CTACCGGAAAAGCGGTTAACAGAATCGATATCTACAACTGGCCCTCAAGAGATGAAGACTTTAAATGGTCTTCCGGCCAGAACGTAAAATGGTTTCTGCAAACCTTGACTGAAAAGCTCCGCGAGGAGCCGGAAGTTGCTAAGCTGCTCAGTGGTATTTCGGACGATAAGTAAATTAAATTTGGAGGCTTAAACATGACATTCCAAGGAGCATTCACTGCTCTGGTCACTCCGTTCAAGGACGGAGAGATTGATCAGGACGCATACCGCGAACTGATCGAGTGGCAGATCGAACAGGGGATCGACGGTCTTGTACCTTGCGGTACTACCGGCGAAGCGGCAACAATGACCCATGAAGAACAAGGTGAGGTTATTAGAATCTGTGTCGAGCAGGCCAAGGGACGTGTCCCGGTCATCGCTGGCGCGGGTTCCAACAATACTAAGGAAGCCGTAAACCTGACTAAGCTTGCTAAACAGGCAGGCGCAGACGCCACCCTCCAGATTACACCATATTACAATAAACCGACTCCGGCGGGCTTGCTGGCGCATTTCAAAGCCCTTTCCGAAGAGGCATCCATGCCCTTCATCCTTTACAATGTTCCGGGAAGAACAGGACTTAATGCCCTGCCCGAAACCATCGCAATGATCGCGAACGAAGTTCCGGATGTTGTCGGTGTAAAGGAAGCAACCGCCAATCTTTGTCAGGTTTCTGATTTAATCGAGCAGTGCCCAGAAGGATTCACCGTACTTTCCGGTGACGATTTCACAGTTCTTCCTCTGCTCGCCCTTGGCGGACACGGCGTAATCTCAGTTGTCTCAAACATCGTGCCTGACATAATGACAGCCATGTGTGCAGCATACCGGGCCGGAGACATGAAAAAAGCTCAGGAACTGCACTTCAAGATGCAGCCCCTGAACCGGGTAATGTTCGTTGAAACCAACCCCATTCCGGTGAAAACAGCGCTGGGCATGATGGGTAAATTTGAGACTTCATTCAGGCTGCCGCTGGTTCCGCTCATGGAAGAAAGCAAGGCAAAACTTGAAGCACAACTCAAAGCAAGCGGTCTGATCTAGACGGCTATCAGTAATACATTTAAAATCCCCGCACGGTTTTCCATGCGGGGATTTTTTTGATTTGATGCACTGTCGCTAGCCCTAAGGCTCGAAGCAAAGCTTCTTGCCTAAGGGCTAGTGCAAGAATCCTAAAACCTTTCAGTAAACTTCGGAGACTTATATCTAAATTCTACCTAAAAACTTCAGGCTTATAATTTTCCGGCAGATGGGCGGTTCCCTTTGTTACAGGAATGCCTGCTTCTGCTGCCGCGTTTCGCGCCAGTTCATCAATTTTATCACAGAAGCCGTTTTCTAATTTCCAGACGCCATCATCTTTTTTAGAAAACGTGCAGGTCACGACATGTACAGATTCCGCACCCTTGGCTTTTAAAATCTTGACCATATCCGCAAAATTATCACCGGGGCATCGACAAGTGAAAACCCCTGCCAACGAACATTCATCATAGCCGCTAAAGCCTTGTACGGCCTGATCATGGCATTTAATACAATTAGTCAGAGGACATGTATTTTCATTCTTTTCGCAGCGGATCATTCCGATTTTAGTCATCCTGAACCTCCTGCAAGCTAATACTGTCCGCCACCCATACCACGACCTCCGCCGCCCATGCCACGACCTCCGCCGCCCATGCCACGTCCGGTACCGCCCATGCGACGGCATCCA contains:
- the dapA gene encoding 4-hydroxy-tetrahydrodipicolinate synthase codes for the protein MTFQGAFTALVTPFKDGEIDQDAYRELIEWQIEQGIDGLVPCGTTGEAATMTHEEQGEVIRICVEQAKGRVPVIAGAGSNNTKEAVNLTKLAKQAGADATLQITPYYNKPTPAGLLAHFKALSEEASMPFILYNVPGRTGLNALPETIAMIANEVPDVVGVKEATANLCQVSDLIEQCPEGFTVLSGDDFTVLPLLALGGHGVISVVSNIVPDIMTAMCAAYRAGDMKKAQELHFKMQPLNRVMFVETNPIPVKTALGMMGKFETSFRLPLVPLMEESKAKLEAQLKASGLI
- a CDS encoding CGGC domain-containing protein, whose translation is MTKIGMIRCEKNENTCPLTNCIKCHDQAVQGFSGYDECSLAGVFTCRCPGDNFADMVKILKAKGAESVHVVTCTFSKKDDGVWKLENGFCDKIDELARNAAAEAGIPVTKGTAHLPENYKPEVFR